The following are from one region of the Geotrypetes seraphini chromosome 12, aGeoSer1.1, whole genome shotgun sequence genome:
- the LOC117346739 gene encoding ubiquitin-conjugating enzyme E2 T-like has product MQKISRLKRDLQQLSTEPPPGITCWQHENRMDDLLAQILDGADTPYENGIFSLEVILPERYPFEPPKIRFLTPIYHPNSDSAGRIYQDFLKLPPKGAWRPSLNISTILSSIQLLMAEPNPDDPLMADISVEFKYNKQTFLKNTRKWTEKHAMQKDENSGTQALKGACLKASTTIYTCEVELLPSLNFWLVWFRFTLKKQIINTADWAHTEKV; this is encoded by the exons ATGCAAAAAATCTCAAGACTGAAGCGAGATCTGCAGCAGTTATCCACAGAACCACCTCCAGGAATCACATGCTGGCAACATGAAAATCGAATGGATGACTTACTAGCACAAATATTGGATGGAGCTGATACCCCATATGAAAATGGGATTTTCAGTCTTGAAGTGATTCTTCCTGAAAGGTATCCATTTGAACCTCCAAAGATCCGCTTCCTGACCCCCATTTATCATCCCAACAGTGACTCTGCAGGAAGGATTTACCAGGACTTTCTCAAACTACCACCAAAGGGGGCGTGGAGACCATCCTTGAACATTTCCACCATACTATCCTCCATACAGCTCCTAATGGCCGAACCCAACCCAGATGATCCCCTTATGGCTGACATATCAGTGGAGTTCAAATACAATAAACAGACTTTCTTAAAGAACACCCGAAAATGGACAGAGAAACATGCAATGCAGAAGGATGAGAATTCAGGGACTCAAGCACTAAAGGGTGCCTGCCTGAAG GCTTCTACAACTATTTACACctgtgaagttgagctgttgCCCTCGTTAAATTTTTGGTTAGTTTGGTTCCGGTTCACACTGAAAAAACAGATCATTAATACTGCTGACTGGGCTCACACggaaaaagtttga